AAACCTCTTCAGGCTATTGGATGGATTACATTAATCGTGGGTACGCTTGCTGCAATCGGTATTCTATAATTTTATAAAGAAAAAGGATGATTTAAATGGGACAAATTAATTTTGCACGTGTTGACGGACGACTTATTCATGGTCAGGTAGCGACAGGATGGTCTAACAGTACAGGGATTAATACAATTTATGTTGTTGATAATCCTACAGCAAATGATGACTTTATGAAAATGCTTTATGTTAATCTTCAGAATAATTATTCTTTTGGTATAAAAGTTTTCACGATTGAAGAAGTTGTACAAGAGTGGAATGATAATGAATTTGGAAATGATAAAGTGATGCTTCTATTCAAAGATGTTGACCATGCTTACGAGACTCGCAAAGCAGGTGTCCCGTTTGAAGTTTTAAATGTTGGAGGTTCCCCGAAAACTGACGACAATAAATTTGTTGCGGACTCGGTAGCCTTGACAGAGGAACAGTTCAATATGCTGAAAAATTTAAATGATGAATATAATATTGATGTGTTTTTCCAGACAATGCCAAGCGCTAGTAAGAAGAAGCTTAGCGAGGTGACTTACTAATGAGTGGTAATAAAACAGCGGTTATCAATTCCAAAAGTTTTGGTCGTTATTTCCCTGAACAAATCGATCGACTAAATGAGTTAGGCGGTGTTGATTTCTATCGAGATTTAGATCCTAACATTGAGGGTAAAGAACTTGCAGAATTGCTTCAACAGTATGAATATATTATTCCAAGTGTTACCCCTAATTTCCCCAGAGAATTCTTTGAAAATTCACCTAATCTTAAAATGATTGCTCGTCATGGGTTAGGTTATAACAACGTAGACATTGAGGCAGCAACGGATCATGGTGTTTACGTAACAAAAATCGTAGGTGACTATGAGCGAGATACTGTAGCAGAGCTTTCTGTGGCCTTTGTTATGGCTTTAATTCGTCATGTTGTGCCAGCAGATTATGCTTTAAAGCAAGGTGAGTGGGGCAAAAAAGCAAATTTCTTTGGAACTGAACTGCATGCTCTAACGTTAGGTATTATCGGTCTAGGCAACATTGGTAGTCGCGTATCAGAGATTATTCACAACGGTTT
This region of Suicoccus acidiformans genomic DNA includes:
- a CDS encoding PTS system mannose/fructose/N-acetylgalactosamine-transporter subunit IIB, encoding MGQINFARVDGRLIHGQVATGWSNSTGINTIYVVDNPTANDDFMKMLYVNLQNNYSFGIKVFTIEEVVQEWNDNEFGNDKVMLLFKDVDHAYETRKAGVPFEVLNVGGSPKTDDNKFVADSVALTEEQFNMLKNLNDEYNIDVFFQTMPSASKKKLSEVTY
- a CDS encoding NAD(P)-dependent oxidoreductase gives rise to the protein MSGNKTAVINSKSFGRYFPEQIDRLNELGGVDFYRDLDPNIEGKELAELLQQYEYIIPSVTPNFPREFFENSPNLKMIARHGLGYNNVDIEAATDHGVYVTKIVGDYERDTVAELSVAFVMALIRHVVPADYALKQGEWGKKANFFGTELHALTLGIIGLGNIGSRVSEIIHNGFGTEVIAYDPNVSAQKMKEHGAIKVELDELLERSDVISLNAAITETSLYLLGADEFAKMKDGVLIANTARGALVVEDDLVAALDSGKVKAYATDVFETEPIPEDSRLKNYEYNILTPHIGAYTDISLKLMGDKVVEDVALMEAGKEPIEIINKEVLNK